In Massilia antarctica, the following are encoded in one genomic region:
- the guaD gene encoding guanine deaminase, producing the protein MSTVPPTPVQAYRASLLHFHADPAFSLDACLWHEDGLLIVAGGIVQAAGDYARLFPTLPAGAQVTDYRGKVIMPGFIDTHLHFPQTDMIASPAPGLLPWLETYTFPTERQFGDPAHAREVADFFLDELLRCGTTTAMVYCTVHRESVDAFFEASEARNLRMAAGKVLMDRNCPEFLRDTAESGARDSEDLIKKWHNKGRAMYAITPRFAPTSTEAQLQLTGELAAAYPDTFIQTHVSENADECSWVKSLFPEARSYLDVYDHYGLMRERAMFGHCIWLDERDFARMAETGSAAAICPTSNFFLGSGLFDFEKADAARVSLSLATDVGAGTSFSMLQTMNEAYKVARLKGSYLPAARMFYLATLGAARSMQLEGTIGSFVAGAEADFIVLDPKATPLLARRTERCNNLEELLFALALLGDDRCIRATFAAGRKVHECAGAMTL; encoded by the coding sequence ATGTCTACCGTACCACCAACCCCCGTGCAAGCCTACCGAGCCAGCTTGCTGCATTTTCACGCCGACCCGGCCTTCAGCCTTGACGCCTGCCTGTGGCACGAAGACGGGCTGCTGATCGTCGCCGGCGGCATCGTCCAGGCTGCCGGCGATTACGCGCGCTTGTTCCCGACCTTGCCGGCCGGCGCGCAGGTGACTGATTACCGGGGCAAGGTGATCATGCCGGGCTTTATCGACACCCACCTGCATTTCCCGCAGACCGACATGATCGCCTCGCCCGCGCCTGGCCTGTTGCCGTGGCTGGAAACCTACACCTTCCCGACCGAGCGCCAGTTCGGCGACCCGGCGCACGCGCGCGAAGTGGCCGACTTCTTCCTCGACGAGCTGCTGCGCTGCGGGACCACCACGGCCATGGTGTACTGCACCGTGCACCGCGAATCGGTCGATGCGTTTTTCGAGGCCAGCGAAGCGCGCAACCTGCGCATGGCGGCGGGGAAGGTACTCATGGACCGCAACTGCCCCGAGTTCTTGCGCGATACCGCCGAAAGCGGGGCGCGCGACAGCGAAGACCTGATCAAAAAATGGCACAACAAGGGCCGCGCCATGTATGCGATCACGCCGCGCTTCGCGCCCACGTCCACCGAAGCGCAATTGCAGCTGACGGGCGAGCTGGCGGCGGCGTATCCGGACACATTTATCCAGACCCACGTGTCGGAGAACGCGGACGAGTGCAGCTGGGTCAAGTCGCTGTTTCCGGAAGCGCGCAGCTATCTGGACGTGTACGACCATTATGGGCTGATGCGCGAGCGCGCCATGTTCGGCCACTGCATCTGGCTCGACGAGCGCGATTTCGCGCGCATGGCCGAAACCGGGTCGGCGGCGGCGATCTGCCCGACCTCCAATTTCTTCCTCGGCAGCGGCCTGTTCGACTTTGAAAAGGCCGACGCGGCGCGGGTATCGCTGTCGCTGGCGACCGACGTGGGAGCGGGGACTTCCTTCTCCATGTTGCAAACTATGAATGAAGCCTATAAAGTAGCGCGGCTGAAGGGCAGCTACCTGCCGGCCGCGCGCATGTTTTACCTGGCGACCCTGGGCGCGGCGCGCAGCATGCAACTCGAAGGGACCATCGGCAGTTTCGTGGCGGGGGCGGAGGCCGATTTCATCGTGCTCGACCCGAAAGCGACGCCCTTGCTGGCGCGCCGCACGGAGCGCTGCAATAATCTCGAGGAGCTGTTGTTTGCGCTGGCGCTGCTGGGCGATGACCGGTGTATCCGTGCGACTTTTGCGGCCGGCCGCAAGGTGCACGAGTGCGCAGGCGCGATGACACTGTAA
- a CDS encoding adenosine deaminase, translated as MIRKSSSLLIALALAANAYVANAHAAAPSAKAKANEAATARHLAGLIAGAEPKLSELTLFFSQMPKGADLHHHYSGALYAEQYVDFLDKQGLCVNKQTYRIETTKAVIDAQRALPAAERTCLSSADVLADDFTYRELLQRWSSKDFDNHGALQPPPDRQFFQTFGFFGPVSNANYNDGLLELKKRAVAENVGYIETMFKLAPMTGSADADSAMWKAGDDAALTAAMRDWMETLEKAPAFNQGVEDYVARIKTNHANVDDEQFTMRYQAYVLRLVNPSMVFSSMLAGFKAASQSELIVGVNIVGQESLAPSMRDYALHMKMFRFLKTRYPKVKLALHAGELALGDVPPEGLKFHIDQALSVAGADRIGHGIDLAHESNAPAIMKFMREKDIPVEINLTSNAFISGIKGANHPVTLYRKFGVPYVISTDDAGVTRHNLSQEYTLFASRYQPSYAEIKKVSYNGVRYAFLPQQEKQRLMRQLDERFARFEAQVAAWPTAASAVPRLR; from the coding sequence ATGATCCGTAAATCGAGCAGCTTGTTGATCGCCCTGGCCCTTGCCGCGAACGCGTATGTCGCCAACGCCCACGCCGCCGCGCCGAGCGCCAAAGCCAAGGCCAACGAAGCGGCCACCGCGCGCCATCTGGCGGGCCTGATCGCCGGCGCCGAGCCGAAACTGTCCGAACTGACCCTGTTCTTCTCGCAGATGCCCAAGGGCGCCGACCTGCACCACCACTACTCGGGCGCCCTTTACGCCGAACAATACGTCGACTTCCTCGACAAGCAGGGCCTGTGCGTCAACAAGCAGACCTACCGCATCGAAACGACCAAGGCCGTGATCGACGCCCAGCGCGCGCTCCCAGCCGCCGAGCGCACCTGCCTGTCCTCGGCCGACGTGCTGGCCGACGACTTCACCTACCGCGAGCTGCTGCAGCGCTGGTCGAGCAAGGATTTCGACAACCATGGCGCGCTCCAGCCGCCGCCGGACCGCCAGTTCTTCCAGACCTTCGGCTTCTTCGGTCCGGTCTCGAACGCCAACTACAACGACGGCTTGCTGGAGCTGAAAAAGCGCGCCGTCGCCGAAAACGTCGGCTACATCGAAACCATGTTCAAGCTCGCGCCCATGACGGGCAGCGCCGATGCCGATAGCGCCATGTGGAAAGCCGGCGACGATGCTGCCCTCACCGCCGCCATGCGCGACTGGATGGAGACCCTGGAAAAAGCCCCGGCCTTCAACCAGGGCGTGGAAGACTACGTCGCACGCATCAAGACCAACCACGCCAACGTCGACGACGAGCAGTTCACCATGCGCTACCAGGCGTATGTACTGCGCCTGGTGAACCCGTCGATGGTGTTCTCGTCGATGCTGGCCGGCTTCAAGGCCGCCAGCCAGAGCGAGTTGATCGTCGGCGTCAATATCGTCGGCCAGGAAAGCCTGGCGCCGTCGATGCGCGACTACGCGCTGCACATGAAGATGTTCCGCTTCCTGAAAACCCGCTATCCGAAGGTGAAACTGGCGCTGCACGCGGGCGAACTGGCGCTGGGCGACGTGCCGCCCGAAGGCCTCAAGTTCCACATCGACCAGGCCCTGAGCGTGGCCGGCGCCGACCGCATCGGCCACGGCATCGACCTGGCGCATGAATCGAACGCGCCGGCGATCATGAAATTCATGCGCGAGAAGGATATTCCGGTCGAGATCAACCTGACCAGCAATGCCTTCATCTCCGGCATCAAGGGTGCCAACCATCCGGTGACCTTGTACCGCAAATTCGGCGTGCCGTACGTGATTTCGACCGACGACGCCGGCGTGACCCGTCACAACCTGTCGCAGGAATACACCTTGTTCGCCAGCCGCTACCAGCCGTCGTACGCGGAAATCAAGAAGGTCTCGTACAACGGCGTGCGCTACGCCTTCCTGCCGCAGCAGGAAAAGCAGCGCCTGATGCGCCAGCTCGATGAGCGCTTTGCGCGCTTCGAGGCGCAGGTGGCAGCCTGGCCGACGGCCGCCAGCGCCGTACCACGCCTCCGCTGA
- a CDS encoding bifunctional metallophosphatase/5'-nucleotidase: MTLLSRPLCAALAAAFLSAGCATRPTAPIEINLVALNDFHGHLDSTKFQYNSIHTSGQQTEQAGGIDTIAAAVQAWRKEDKDLLFVGAGDLIGASPAMSSMWADEPALEALTLAGMRISSVGNHEFDNGRAELLRQQRGGCESARPEKACQFTPDFRGAGFTYLAANVIDDATGKPFLPAYRIEDIKGVKVGLIGAVLRNTASVVLASGIAGLTFEDEASAINRVIPAMRAQGAQVFVVLIHEGGQTPEPFDKPDCSALKGPIVDIVKKLDPAIRVIVSGHSHTGFQCKVDGRVVTQGDMGGHVLSRIKMMVDPASGAVGEIGVRNVVMKPGQYPPDERVSAYLTQARERSEAALARPVARVAVRSIDRKESAGGETVLGGLIADAVLAATKPQGAQIGFMNMGGMRQDLDVGASLTATYGDVQIVLPFGNTIVVMDMTGAQIRALLEQQWARPEASTVSVLQVSEGFRYRWNPAAPRGQRVIRDSVTLNGKVLDDAAVYRVAGNNFLAEGGDSFPAFAAAANKRNTQIRDIDAVVQFLIKQDKAGKPVGATAPAGRIGTVQ; this comes from the coding sequence ATGACACTACTCTCAAGGCCTCTTTGCGCCGCGCTCGCCGCGGCCTTCCTGTCGGCGGGCTGCGCCACGCGCCCGACGGCCCCGATCGAAATCAACCTGGTTGCCCTGAACGACTTCCACGGCCACCTCGACTCCACCAAATTCCAGTACAACAGCATCCATACCAGCGGCCAGCAAACCGAGCAGGCCGGCGGCATCGACACCATCGCCGCCGCCGTCCAGGCCTGGCGCAAGGAAGACAAGGACTTGCTGTTCGTCGGCGCCGGCGACCTGATTGGCGCGTCCCCCGCCATGTCGTCGATGTGGGCCGACGAACCGGCGTTAGAGGCGTTGACCCTGGCGGGCATGCGCATCTCCTCGGTCGGCAATCACGAATTCGACAACGGCCGCGCCGAACTGCTGCGCCAGCAACGGGGTGGCTGCGAGTCGGCCCGTCCCGAAAAAGCCTGCCAGTTCACGCCAGACTTCCGCGGCGCCGGCTTTACCTACCTGGCCGCCAATGTGATCGACGATGCCACCGGCAAGCCATTCTTGCCGGCCTACCGGATCGAAGACATCAAGGGCGTCAAGGTGGGCCTGATCGGCGCCGTGCTGCGCAATACCGCCTCGGTGGTGCTGGCGTCCGGCATCGCGGGCTTGACGTTCGAGGACGAGGCGAGCGCGATCAACCGCGTCATTCCCGCCATGCGCGCCCAGGGCGCGCAGGTGTTCGTGGTGCTGATCCACGAAGGCGGGCAGACACCAGAGCCATTCGACAAGCCCGATTGCAGTGCCTTGAAAGGCCCGATCGTCGACATCGTCAAAAAGCTCGATCCGGCTATCCGCGTGATCGTCAGCGGGCACTCGCACACGGGCTTCCAGTGCAAGGTCGATGGCCGCGTGGTGACCCAGGGCGACATGGGCGGCCATGTCCTCTCGCGCATCAAGATGATGGTCGATCCGGCCAGCGGCGCGGTGGGCGAGATCGGGGTACGCAACGTGGTCATGAAACCGGGCCAGTATCCGCCCGACGAGCGCGTGTCGGCCTACCTCACGCAGGCCAGGGAGCGCAGCGAGGCGGCGCTGGCGCGGCCGGTGGCGCGCGTGGCCGTCCGTTCGATCGACCGCAAGGAAAGCGCCGGCGGCGAAACCGTGCTCGGTGGCCTGATCGCCGACGCCGTGCTGGCGGCCACCAAACCGCAGGGGGCGCAGATCGGCTTCATGAACATGGGCGGCATGCGCCAGGACCTCGATGTCGGCGCCAGTCTCACCGCCACCTATGGCGACGTACAGATCGTGCTCCCGTTCGGCAATACGATCGTCGTCATGGACATGACCGGAGCCCAGATCCGCGCGCTGCTGGAGCAGCAGTGGGCGCGTCCGGAGGCGAGTACCGTCTCGGTGCTGCAGGTGTCGGAGGGCTTTCGCTACCGCTGGAACCCGGCCGCGCCGCGCGGCCAGCGCGTTATCCGCGACAGCGTCACCCTGAACGGCAAGGTGCTCGACGACGCCGCCGTGTATCGGGTGGCGGGCAATAACTTCCTGGCCGAAGGCGGCGACAGCTTCCCGGCGTTCGCCGCCGCGGCCAACAAGCGCAACACGCAGATCCGCGATATCGACGCCGTGGTCCAGTTCCTGATCAAGCAGGACAAGGCGGGCAAACCGGTGGGCGCCACCGCTCCGGCCGGGCGCATCGGGACGGTGCAATGA
- a CDS encoding TonB-dependent receptor has product MINHNRMQVTKLALALSIALATLPAMAQNTTSAIGGRISAADGKPASGATVSIVHAESGSVSNVVTDGEGRYVARGLRSGGPYTIIITKGGITEKRENVFIQLAETASIDATLGAPMQTVTIAGSAARSDKFSKSSMGAGTSIGSTEIATQASIQRNLQDYARADPRVAQTDKERGEISVAGQNSRYNSLTIDGVAVNDTFGLEANGSPTAKQPISIEAIQSVQVNVANYDVTQKGYTGGNINAVTKSGTNTVKGSVYYVFRNDAMAGDRYNNANDTYYAPPSFKETTKGVTLGGPLIQDKLFIFANYEKLESSRAAPAFGPLGSSLTNVGISPALISAAQGIAKDKYGINAGTTDVPSGAKLNVEDVLVKVDWNINDDHRAMFRYAKTSQAEPQFAGISATGLSLNSQWYSQEKTIETFVAQLTSDWTPNFSTEFKVSQRDYDSVPTLNSRLPSISLSMTGANPAGTPASVPTSNRSINFGTENSRHRNILATKTDDVYLGANWALGDHEVKFGGDYSKNTVYNAFQQNIFGNYTFSCQNSSTAWTYSFGAITCGTANPADVERAILENFSKGRPSSYQLQVAAPGVNLDDAVANFSLKNYGAFVQDTWTISPRLTVSAGVRLDAARISDRPRRNDAVAAPKIEGNAATGLREKGGYGMDNTNTFDGQNLVQPRFGINYNFDSPRKMQIRGGAGLFQGNAAAVWLSNPFSNPGVATTTVGCGTGNFASCNGATIFSANPDQQKSSFGGNAALPAANVDILAQGLRQPSVWKANIAFDMELPWYGLVFGAEYLHVKSKDAIYYQNLNLGAPTRQGSDGRALYYTAQGYNKDCWNATGNAITSGPGCTGFRTKALSNESFANVLLAQKTDKGGSGMATLSLSRPMTAGLGWSMAYTYTDAKEVSPLTSSTSNSNFTGRSVFNPNEEVNANSSYLVKNRVNAIVNFQKAFFGAYKTRFGMFYEGRSGKPYSWTVNNDLNGDGSGGNDLMYIPSAPGSGQVVFAGDTASNHANEDKFWGVVNSNKELKKAAGGVVGRNTDFSPWTNSFDLRIAQELPGLFAKNKAVFSLDFFNFGNLLNKKWGRINEVGFQGAGAQARSFVDYVGLDANGKYIYKVRDNVEVLDVRQTKGESQWAIQATVKYEF; this is encoded by the coding sequence ATGATCAATCATAATCGGATGCAGGTCACCAAGCTGGCGCTGGCGCTATCGATCGCGCTGGCGACCTTGCCGGCCATGGCGCAGAACACCACGTCGGCCATCGGCGGGCGCATTTCCGCTGCCGACGGCAAGCCTGCCAGCGGCGCGACCGTGTCCATCGTCCACGCCGAGTCCGGTTCCGTCAGCAACGTCGTCACCGACGGCGAGGGACGCTACGTGGCGCGCGGCCTGCGTTCGGGCGGTCCGTACACGATCATCATCACCAAAGGCGGCATCACCGAAAAGCGCGAGAACGTCTTCATCCAGCTGGCCGAGACCGCCTCCATCGACGCCACCCTGGGCGCACCGATGCAAACCGTGACCATCGCCGGTTCGGCTGCCCGCTCCGACAAGTTCTCGAAATCGTCCATGGGCGCCGGCACCAGCATCGGTTCGACCGAGATCGCCACCCAGGCATCGATCCAGCGCAACCTGCAAGACTACGCCCGTGCCGACCCGCGCGTGGCCCAGACCGACAAGGAACGCGGCGAAATCTCCGTGGCCGGCCAGAACTCGCGCTACAACTCGCTGACCATCGACGGCGTGGCCGTCAATGACACCTTCGGCCTGGAAGCGAACGGCAGCCCGACCGCCAAGCAGCCGATCTCGATCGAAGCGATCCAGAGCGTGCAGGTGAACGTGGCCAATTACGACGTCACGCAAAAAGGCTACACCGGCGGCAATATCAACGCCGTCACCAAGTCCGGCACCAACACCGTCAAGGGCAGCGTCTACTACGTGTTCCGTAACGATGCGATGGCCGGCGACCGCTACAACAATGCCAACGATACCTATTACGCGCCACCGTCGTTCAAGGAAACCACCAAGGGCGTGACCCTGGGCGGCCCGCTGATCCAGGACAAGCTGTTTATTTTCGCGAACTATGAAAAGCTCGAATCGAGCCGCGCCGCGCCAGCCTTCGGCCCGTTGGGCAGCTCGCTGACCAACGTCGGCATTTCCCCGGCACTGATTTCGGCCGCACAGGGCATCGCCAAGGACAAGTACGGCATCAACGCCGGCACCACCGATGTGCCGAGCGGCGCCAAGCTGAACGTGGAAGACGTGCTGGTCAAGGTCGACTGGAACATCAACGACGACCACCGCGCTATGTTCCGCTACGCCAAAACCTCGCAGGCCGAGCCGCAGTTTGCCGGCATTTCCGCCACCGGCCTGTCGCTTAACTCCCAGTGGTATTCGCAAGAGAAGACGATCGAAACCTTCGTGGCCCAGCTGACGTCGGACTGGACCCCTAATTTCTCGACCGAATTCAAAGTGTCGCAGCGCGACTATGACAGCGTGCCGACCTTGAATTCGCGCCTGCCGTCGATCAGCCTGTCGATGACCGGTGCCAACCCTGCCGGTACGCCGGCGAGCGTGCCGACCTCCAACCGCTCGATCAACTTCGGTACCGAGAACAGCCGTCACCGCAATATTCTCGCCACCAAGACCGACGACGTCTATCTGGGCGCCAACTGGGCCTTGGGCGACCACGAAGTCAAGTTCGGCGGCGATTACAGCAAGAACACGGTCTATAACGCCTTCCAGCAAAACATTTTCGGCAACTACACGTTCAGCTGCCAGAACAGCAGCACGGCCTGGACCTACAGCTTCGGCGCCATCACCTGCGGCACCGCCAACCCGGCCGACGTTGAACGCGCGATCCTGGAAAACTTCAGCAAGGGCCGTCCAAGCTCCTACCAGCTGCAGGTTGCCGCCCCTGGCGTGAACCTGGACGATGCCGTCGCCAATTTCTCGTTGAAAAACTATGGTGCCTTCGTACAGGACACCTGGACCATCAGCCCGCGCCTGACAGTGAGCGCCGGCGTGCGCCTCGATGCCGCCCGCATCAGCGACCGTCCGCGCCGCAACGATGCCGTCGCCGCACCCAAGATCGAAGGCAATGCCGCTACCGGCCTGCGCGAAAAGGGTGGCTATGGCATGGACAACACCAACACCTTCGACGGCCAGAACCTGGTGCAGCCGCGTTTCGGCATCAACTACAACTTCGATTCCCCGCGCAAGATGCAAATCCGCGGTGGCGCCGGCCTGTTCCAGGGTAACGCCGCTGCTGTCTGGCTGTCGAACCCGTTCTCCAACCCAGGCGTGGCAACCACCACCGTCGGTTGCGGCACCGGTAACTTTGCGTCTTGCAACGGCGCGACCATCTTCAGCGCCAATCCGGACCAGCAGAAGAGCAGCTTCGGCGGCAACGCCGCCCTGCCGGCGGCTAACGTCGACATCCTGGCGCAAGGCTTGCGCCAGCCATCGGTGTGGAAAGCCAACATCGCCTTCGACATGGAATTGCCATGGTATGGCCTGGTCTTCGGCGCCGAATATCTGCACGTCAAGTCCAAGGACGCGATCTATTACCAGAACCTGAACCTCGGCGCGCCAACCCGCCAGGGCAGCGATGGCCGCGCCCTGTACTACACCGCGCAGGGTTACAACAAGGATTGCTGGAATGCGACCGGCAACGCGATCACCAGCGGCCCTGGTTGCACTGGCTTCCGCACCAAGGCACTGAGCAACGAATCGTTCGCCAACGTGCTGCTGGCGCAAAAGACCGACAAGGGCGGCAGCGGCATGGCGACCCTTTCGCTGAGCCGTCCGATGACCGCCGGCCTGGGCTGGTCGATGGCCTACACCTACACCGACGCCAAGGAAGTGTCGCCACTGACCTCGTCGACCTCGAACTCGAACTTCACCGGCCGGTCGGTATTCAATCCGAATGAAGAAGTCAACGCCAATTCGAGCTACCTGGTCAAGAACCGCGTGAATGCCATCGTCAACTTCCAGAAGGCTTTCTTCGGTGCTTACAAGACCCGCTTCGGCATGTTCTACGAAGGCCGCTCGGGCAAGCCGTACAGCTGGACCGTCAACAACGACTTGAACGGCGATGGTTCGGGTGGTAACGACCTGATGTACATCCCGTCGGCGCCAGGTTCGGGCCAGGTGGTGTTTGCAGGCGACACGGCAAGCAACCACGCCAACGAAGACAAGTTCTGGGGTGTTGTCAACAGCAACAAGGAGCTCAAGAAAGCCGCCGGCGGCGTGGTTGGCCGTAACACGGACTTCTCGCCATGGACCAACAGCTTCGACCTGCGCATCGCCCAGGAATTGCCAGGTTTGTTCGCCAAGAACAAGGCCGTGTTCAGCCTCGACTTTTTCAACTTCGGCAACCTGCTGAACAAGAAATGGGGCCGTATCAATGAAGTCGGCTTCCAGGGCGCGGGCGCACAGGCGCGCAGCTTTGTCGACTACGTCGGTCTCGATGCGAACGGCAAGTACATCTACAAAGTACGCGACAACGTTGAAGTGCTCGACGTTCGCCAGACCAAGGGCGAATCGCAGTGGGCCATTCAAGCGACCGTCAAGTACGAATTCTGA
- the xdhC gene encoding xanthine dehydrogenase accessory protein XdhC, producing MGDWLSATGPAVLVTVAIVEGSGPRECGAKMLVDATRVVDTIGGGHLEHRAIETARAMLLDARPRHFERYALGPSLGQCCGGVVHLAFELLDPAQAALLGQRRQDDSWRMVAIDGAPDSALFDGDGRWLLGARPPVFARDRGAYVMQEPDGRRWLVDPVFAPRAHLVLFGAGHVGTAIVRALAHLPCHVTWVDERDDMFPPQLPANVTAEATDVPEALVAAAPPNASFLVMTHSHALDQRLTEAIMARSDVGWFGLIGSKTKRRQFEHRLRARGVDSARIDTMVCPIGLAGITNKAPAVIAASVCAQLLTVWEAMQGTPPAFTLPPAKITERV from the coding sequence ATGGGCGACTGGCTCAGCGCCACCGGTCCAGCCGTGCTGGTGACCGTGGCCATTGTCGAAGGCTCCGGCCCGCGCGAATGCGGTGCCAAGATGCTGGTCGATGCCACCCGTGTGGTTGACACCATCGGCGGCGGCCACCTTGAACACCGCGCCATCGAGACCGCGCGCGCCATGCTGCTTGACGCCCGCCCGCGCCACTTCGAGCGCTATGCGCTCGGCCCCAGTCTCGGCCAGTGCTGCGGCGGCGTGGTGCACCTGGCGTTCGAACTGCTCGATCCGGCGCAGGCCGCGCTGCTCGGACAGCGCCGCCAGGACGACAGCTGGAGGATGGTCGCCATCGACGGCGCACCTGACAGCGCGCTGTTCGATGGCGATGGACGCTGGCTGCTTGGCGCGCGTCCGCCCGTGTTCGCGCGCGACCGCGGCGCCTACGTCATGCAGGAGCCGGACGGGCGGCGCTGGCTGGTCGATCCGGTGTTCGCTCCGCGCGCGCACCTGGTGCTGTTCGGCGCCGGCCATGTGGGCACGGCCATCGTGCGCGCCCTGGCGCACCTGCCGTGCCACGTCACCTGGGTTGACGAACGCGACGACATGTTCCCGCCGCAGTTGCCGGCCAACGTCACCGCCGAAGCGACCGACGTGCCGGAAGCGCTGGTAGCTGCGGCGCCACCGAATGCCAGTTTCCTCGTCATGACGCACAGCCACGCGCTCGACCAGCGCCTGACCGAAGCGATCATGGCGCGGTCCGATGTGGGCTGGTTCGGCCTGATCGGATCGAAAACCAAGCGCCGCCAGTTCGAACACCGGCTGCGCGCGCGCGGCGTGGATTCGGCGCGCATCGACACCATGGTCTGCCCGATCGGGCTGGCCGGCATCACCAACAAAGCGCCGGCGGTCATCGCCGCATCCGTCTGCGCGCAATTACTGACCGTGTGGGAAGCCATGCAAGGGACGCCCCCGGCGTTCACCTTACCCCCGGCTAAAATCACCGAAAGAGTCTGA
- a CDS encoding phospholipase D-like domain-containing protein, giving the protein MTPLRRALAALLALVLGPHAQAGFSIPGYELVQTAPVETTLVNDDLRSSAAVWSQLFDEARSEIVIGQFYAISKAGTPFDKVVERLEAAGKRGVKIRFLLDKKGVGLSDPATLARLRQIPNLDMRVLDYAQLTGTGIIHAKYIAVDKKAAFIGSQNFDWRAFTHIHETGLLITDAAMVAQVHAVFERDWQAQSLLAANLAVPRAVALAVAPQAAQLVASPAAFNPPGVADSEVVLPALLADARHEVRIQLLDYAPLGYGPENTRPYYSVIDNAVRAAAARGVRIKLMVSNWNTEQPGIAYLKSLALLPNVEVRIVTLPLAASGPIPFARVIHSKTMTIDGKLAWVGTSNWAGGYFDKSRNLEVVLRNEKMAQRLGALQEQTWSSSYAQPIDIAKDYPKPNKGNE; this is encoded by the coding sequence ATGACGCCGCTCCGGCGCGCCCTGGCGGCGCTGCTTGCGCTGGTCCTGGGACCGCACGCGCAGGCCGGGTTTTCCATCCCGGGTTATGAACTGGTGCAGACCGCGCCGGTGGAAACCACGCTCGTCAACGACGACTTGCGCAGCAGCGCCGCTGTGTGGTCGCAGCTGTTCGACGAGGCGCGCAGCGAGATCGTGATCGGCCAGTTCTACGCCATCAGCAAGGCTGGCACGCCATTCGACAAGGTGGTGGAACGGCTCGAAGCGGCCGGCAAGCGCGGCGTGAAGATCCGCTTCTTGCTCGACAAGAAGGGCGTCGGCCTGTCCGATCCGGCCACCTTGGCGCGTCTGCGCCAGATCCCCAATCTCGACATGCGCGTGCTCGATTACGCACAGCTGACCGGCACCGGCATCATCCACGCCAAGTACATCGCGGTCGACAAGAAGGCTGCCTTTATCGGCAGCCAGAATTTCGACTGGCGCGCCTTCACCCACATTCACGAGACGGGTTTGCTGATCACCGATGCGGCCATGGTGGCGCAGGTGCATGCCGTGTTCGAGCGTGACTGGCAGGCGCAGTCGCTGCTGGCGGCGAACCTGGCGGTGCCGCGCGCCGTGGCGCTTGCGGTGGCGCCGCAGGCCGCGCAACTGGTCGCCAGCCCGGCCGCCTTCAACCCGCCCGGCGTGGCCGATTCCGAAGTGGTGCTGCCGGCGTTGCTGGCCGACGCCAGACATGAAGTGCGCATCCAGCTGCTCGATTATGCGCCGCTCGGTTACGGGCCTGAGAACACGCGTCCGTATTACAGCGTGATCGACAACGCCGTACGCGCGGCGGCGGCGCGCGGGGTCAGGATCAAGCTGATGGTCTCGAACTGGAATACCGAGCAACCGGGCATCGCCTACCTGAAAAGCCTGGCGCTGCTGCCGAATGTGGAGGTGCGCATCGTCACCTTGCCGCTTGCCGCGAGCGGACCGATTCCGTTCGCGCGCGTCATCCACAGCAAGACCATGACGATCGATGGCAAGCTGGCCTGGGTCGGCACCAGCAACTGGGCCGGCGGCTACTTCGACAAGTCGCGCAACCTCGAAGTCGTGCTGCGCAACGAGAAGATGGCGCAGCGCCTTGGCGCGCTGCAAGAGCAGACGTGGAGTTCCTCCTACGCCCAGCCGATCGACATCGCCAAAGACTATCCAAAACCGAACAAGGGAAACGAATGA